One genomic region from Magallana gigas chromosome 3, xbMagGiga1.1, whole genome shotgun sequence encodes:
- the LOC136273594 gene encoding DNA replication licensing factor mcm4-A-like isoform X1, which yields MSDPLTPRRRSKRGRTEEDPSSPSQANGVEEPVTPSRRTRSGASTPSSTRSSARKTRTSQDETTSPPAKGPRIDSSPGGDLEPLPSSPQSGGVSQERSLFSSPPQSRLGAPTSEIDLSSPLNYGTPSSRTGGPLTPGAAATPIRSRPDVRSDRKIRQVTIGGSDPSEPTRITSEISSDPNAGPQLVIWGTDVVVSHCKEKFKRFICKYVDTNVADDEQFEGMDISQPYYLQRLEEISLIGEPFLNINCEHLKEFDADLYRQLVNYPQEVIPTFDMAVNEMFFEKFPDTALEHQIQVRPMNADRTKNMRSLNPEDIDQLITIGGMVIRTSSLIPEMREAFFKCYVCANTTSVEIDRGRISEPVLCTNCNTNHSFALVHNRSQFTDKQMIKLQESPDDMPPGQTPHTVVMYAHNDLVDKVQPGDRVTVTGIYRATPLRVNPRMRNVKSVYKTHIDVVHFRKVHEKRLRENDDEGDGKENLINEERLKIIRELSKKPDIYERLARAIAPSIYENEDIKKGILLQLFGGCRKDFSHSGRGKFRAEINLLLCGDPGTSKSQLLQYVYNLVPRGQYTSGKGSSAVGLTAYITKDPETRQLVLQTGALVLSDNGICCIDEFDKMNDSTRSVLHEVMEQQTLSIAKAGIICSLNARTSVLAAANPVESQWNKNKTITENIQLPHTLLSRFDLIFLMLDPQDEMFDRRLGGHLVSLYFKTHEDEEDENLDMSILKDYLTYAKKYIHPKISESAGQTLIESYVNMRKMGSGRGQISAYPRQLESLIRLSEAHARMRLSEIVEVADVEEAKRLYREALKQAAVDPSTGKIDITILTTGLSGAARKRKAEITQALKKIIQGKGKVSTLKHQKLYEEFRENSDFAITKDMFDDALKELQEEDFLIVTNKLIRLCQ from the exons ATGTCTGACCCATTAACCCCCCGCCGTAGAAGTAAGAGAGGGAGAACAGAAGAGGACCCCTCCTCCCCTTCCCAAGCTAATGGCGTGGAGGAACCAGTGACAC CATCCAGAAGAACAAGATCAGGTGCTTCCACTC catCATCAACCAGAAGTAGTGCTAGAAAGACTCGCACCTCTCAGGATGAAACAACTTCTCCTCCGGCCAAAGGTCCCAGGATCGACAGTTCCCCTGGAGGTGATCTTGAACCGCTCCCATCGTCACCTCAATCAGGGGGGGTTAGTCAGGAAAGGTCCTTGTTTTCAAGTCCACCACAGTCTAGGCTTGGGG ctcCAACAAGTGAAATTGATTTGAGTTCACCATTGAACTATGGGACCCCAAGTTCAAGAACAGGGGGACCTTTGACCCCAGGAGCTGCTGCCACGCCAATCCGATCTCGACCTGATGTTAGGAGCGACCGGAAAATCCGCCAAGTTACCATTGGAGGATCAGATCCTAGT GAACCAACAAGAATTACAAGTGAAATCAGCAGCGACCCCAACGCTGGCCCCCAGTTGGTCATATGGGGCACCGACGTTGTGGTCAGTCACTGCAAGGAGAAGTTCAAGAGGTTCATCTGCAAGTATGTGGATACGAATGTTGCTGACGATGAACAGTTTGAAGGGATGGACATATCACAGCCATACTACTTGCAAAGGCTGGAAGAG aTAAGTCTAATTGGAGAACCTTTCCTGAATATAAACTGCGAACATCTGAAGGAGTTTGATGCAGACCTGTACAGACAACTAGTGAATTACCCCCAGGAGGTTATCCCCACATTTGACATGGCTgtcaatgaaatgttttttgaGAAGTTTCCTGACACAGCACTTGAGCATCAAATTCAAGTTCGACCAATGAACGCCGATCGCACCAAAAATATGAGGTCTCTAAATCCTGAAg ACATTGATCAGCTTATCACCATCGGTGGAATGGTGATCAGAACCAGCTCTTTGATCCCTGAGATGAGGGAGGCCTTCTTTAAGTGCTATGTCTGTGCTAACACAACCTCGGTGGAGATTGACCGTGGCCGCATTTCTGAGCCGGTCCTCTGTACAAACTGCAACACCAATCATTCCTTCGCTCTGGTTCATAATCGATCCCAGTTCACTGACAAACAGATGATCAAACTGCAAGAATCACCAG ATGACATGCCTCCTGGTCAGACTCCACACACAGTGGTTATGTACGCTCACAACGACCTTGTGGACAAAGTCCAGCCTGGAGACAGGGTGACGGTCACCGGAATCTACAGAGCGACGCCCCTCAGGGTCAACCCCAGGATGAGGAACGTCAAGTCGGTGTACAAAACCCACATTGATGTAGTCCACTTCAGAAAGGTGCATGAGAAAAGACTTCGAGAAAATGATGACGAAGGAGATGG GAAAGAGAATTTGATCAATGAAGAGAGATTGAAAATAATCAGAGAATTGTCCAAAAAACCAGATATTTATGAACGTCTAGCTAGAGCAATAG CTCcaagtatttatgaaaatgaggACATCAAAAAAGGAATACTTCTTCAGTTGTTTGGAGGCTGCAGGAAAGATTTCTCACATTCAGGTCGAGGAAAATTtag AGCTGAGATCAATCTCCTGCTGTGTGGAGACCCTGGTACCAGCAAGTCACAGCTGCTTCAGTATGTGTATAACTTGGTGCCCCGAGGTCAGTATACCTCGGGTAAAGGATCCAGTGCAGTGGGTCTCACAGCATACATCACTAAAGACCCAGAGACAAGACAACTTGTTTTACAAAC GGGAGCATTGGTGTTGAGTGACAATGGAATCTGCTGCATTGATGAGTTTGACAAGATGAATGACAGCACTAGATCAGTCCTACACGAAGTCATG GAACAACAAACCTTGTCCATTGCGAAGGCTGGTATCATCTGTTCCCTGAATGCCAGGACCTCTGTCCTAGCCGCAGCCAATCCTGTTGAGTCGCAGtggaacaaaaataaaacaatcactGAGAACATCCAGCTCCCCCATACCCTGCTGTCAAG atttgatttgattttcctGATGCTGGACCCACAAGATGAAATGTTTGACCGGCGTTTGGGAGGCCATCTTGTATCTCTCTATTTCAAAACCCATGAAGATGAGGAGGATGAAAATTTG GACATGAGTATTTTGAAGGATTACCTTACATATGCCAAGAAATACATTCACCCTAAGATCAGTGAGTCGGCAGGACAGACCCTGATCGAGTCGTACGTCAACATGAGGAAAATGGGCAGTGGGAGGGGACAGATCTCGGCGTATCCCAGACAACTGGAATCTCTCATCAGATTGTCCGAGGCTCATGCCAGAATGAGACTGTCAGAAATTGTGGAAGTAGCTGATGTGGAGGAAGCCAAAAG GTTGTACAGAGAGGCTCTGAAGCAGGCAGCCGTGGACCCATCCACAGGGAAGATAGACATCACCATCCTGACCACAGGACTGAGTGGTGCCGCCAGGAAACGAAAGGCAGAGATCACCCAGGCTCTCAAGAAAATCATACAGGGCAAGGGCAAGGTGTCCACCCTCAAACACCAAAAGTTGTACGAGGAATTCAGAGAAAATTCAGACTTT GCCATAACCAAGGACATGTTTGATGATGCCCTGAAGGAATTACAGGAGGAGGACTTCCTCATAGTCACCAACAAGCTGATTCGCCTCTGTCAATAA
- the LOC136273594 gene encoding DNA replication licensing factor mcm4-A-like isoform X2, producing the protein MSDPLTPRRRSKRGRTEEDPSSPSQANGVEEPVTPSRRTRSGASTPSSTRSSARKTRTSQDETTSPPAKGPRIDSSPGGDLEPLPSSPQSGGVSQERSLFSSPPQSRLGAPTSEIDLSSPLNYGTPSSRTGGPLTPGAAATPIRSRPDVRSDRKIRQVTIGGSDPSEPTRITSEISSDPNAGPQLVIWGTDVVVSHCKEKFKRFICKYVDTNVADDEQFEGMDISQPYYLQRLEEISLIGEPFLNINCEHLKEFDADLYRQLVNYPQEVIPTFDMAVNEMFFEKFPDTALEHQIQVRPMNADRTKNMRSLNPEDIDQLITIGGMVIRTSSLIPEMREAFFKCYVCANTTSVEIDRGRISEPVLCTNCNTNHSFALVHNRSQFTDKQMIKLQESPDDMPPGQTPHTVVMYAHNDLVDKVQPGDRVTVTGIYRATPLRVNPRMRNVKSVYKTHIDVVHFRKVHEKRLRENDDEGDGKENLINEERLKIIRELSKKPDIYERLARAIAPSIYENEDIKKGILLQLFGGCRKDFSHSGRGKFRAEINLLLCGDPGTSKSQLLQYVYNLVPRGQYTSGKGSSAVGLTAYITKDPETRQLVLQTGALVLSDNGICCIDEFDKMNDSTRSVLHEVMEQQTLSIAKAGIICSLNARTSVLAAANPVESQWNKNKTITENIQLPHTLLSRFDLIFLMLDPQDEMFDRRLGGHLVSLYFKTHEDEEDENLDMSILKDYLTYAKKYIHPKISESAGQTLIESYVNMRKMGSGRGQISAYPRQLESLIRLSEAHARMRLSEIVEVADVEEAKRLYREALKQAAVDPSTGKIDITILTTGLSGAARKRKAEITQALKKIIQGKGKVSTLKHQKLYEEFRENSDFAITKDMFDDALKELQEEDFLIVTNKLIRLCQ; encoded by the exons ATGTCTGACCCATTAACCCCCCGCCGTAGAAGTAAGAGAGGGAGAACAGAAGAGGACCCCTCCTCCCCTTCCCAAGCTAATGGCGTGGAGGAACCAGTGACAC CATCCAGAAGAACAAGATCAGGTGCTTCCACTC catCATCAACCAGAAGTAGTGCTAGAAAGACTCGCACCTCTCAGGATGAAACAACTTCTCCTCCGGCCAAAGGTCCCAGGATCGACAGTTCCCCTGGAGGTGATCTTGAACCGCTCCCATCGTCACCTCAATCAGGGGGGGTTAGTCAGGAAAGGTCCTTGTTTTCAAGTCCACCACAGTCTAGGCTTGGGG ctcCAACAAGTGAAATTGATTTGAGTTCACCATTGAACTATGGGACCCCAAGTTCAAGAACAGGGGGACCTTTGACCCCAGGAGCTGCTGCCACGCCAATCCGATCTCGACCTGATGTTAGGAGCGACCGGAAAATCCGCCAAGTTACCATTGGAGGATCAGATCCTAGT GAACCAACAAGAATTACAAGTGAAATCAGCAGCGACCCCAACGCTGGCCCCCAGTTGGTCATATGGGGCACCGACGTTGTGGTCAGTCACTGCAAGGAGAAGTTCAAGAGGTTCATCTGCAAGTATGTGGATACGAATGTTGCTGACGATGAACAGTTTGAAGGGATGGACATATCACAGCCATACTACTTGCAAAGGCTGGAAGAG aTAAGTCTAATTGGAGAACCTTTCCTGAATATAAACTGCGAACATCTGAAGGAGTTTGATGCAGACCTGTACAGACAACTAGTGAATTACCCCCAGGAGGTTATCCCCACATTTGACATGGCTgtcaatgaaatgttttttgaGAAGTTTCCTGACACAGCACTTGAGCATCAAATTCAAGTTCGACCAATGAACGCCGATCGCACCAAAAATATGAGGTCTCTAAATCCTGAAg ACATTGATCAGCTTATCACCATCGGTGGAATGGTGATCAGAACCAGCTCTTTGATCCCTGAGATGAGGGAGGCCTTCTTTAAGTGCTATGTCTGTGCTAACACAACCTCGGTGGAGATTGACCGTGGCCGCATTTCTGAGCCGGTCCTCTGTACAAACTGCAACACCAATCATTCCTTCGCTCTGGTTCATAATCGATCCCAGTTCACTGACAAACAGATGATCAAACTGCAAGAATCACCAG ATGACATGCCTCCTGGTCAGACTCCACACACAGTGGTTATGTACGCTCACAACGACCTTGTGGACAAAGTCCAGCCTGGAGACAGGGTGACGGTCACCGGAATCTACAGAGCGACGCCCCTCAGGGTCAACCCCAGGATGAGGAACGTCAAGTCGGTGTACAAAACCCACATTGATGTAGTCCACTTCAGAAAGGTGCATGAGAAAAGACTTCGAGAAAATGATGACGAAGGAGATGG GAAAGAGAATTTGATCAATGAAGAGAGATTGAAAATAATCAGAGAATTGTCCAAAAAACCAGATATTTATGAACGTCTAGCTAGAGCAATAG CTCcaagtatttatgaaaatgaggACATCAAAAAAGGAATACTTCTTCAGTTGTTTGGAGGCTGCAGGAAAGATTTCTCACATTCAGGTCGAGGAAAATTtag AGCTGAGATCAATCTCCTGCTGTGTGGAGACCCTGGTACCAGCAAGTCACAGCTGCTTCAGTATGTGTATAACTTGGTGCCCCGAGGTCAGTATACCTCGGGTAAAGGATCCAGTGCAGTGGGTCTCACAGCATACATCACTAAAGACCCAGAGACAAGACAACTTGTTTTACAAAC GGGAGCATTGGTGTTGAGTGACAATGGAATCTGCTGCATTGATGAGTTTGACAAGATGAATGACAGCACTAGATCAGTCCTACACGAAGTCATG GAACAACAAACCTTGTCCATTGCGAAGGCTGGTATCATCTGTTCCCTGAATGCCAGGACCTCTGTCCTAGCCGCAGCCAATCCTGTTGAGTCGCAGtggaacaaaaataaaacaatcactGAGAACATCCAGCTCCCCCATACCCTGCTGTCAAG atttgatttgattttcctGATGCTGGACCCACAAGATGAAATGTTTGACCGGCGTTTGGGAGGCCATCTTGTATCTCTCTATTTCAAAACCCATGAAGATGAGGAGGATGAAAATTTG GACATGAGTATTTTGAAGGATTACCTTACATATGCCAAGAAATACATTCACCCTAAGATCAGTGAGTCGGCAGGACAGACCCTGATCGAGTCGTACGTCAACATGAGGAAAATGGGCAGTGGGAGGGGACAGATCTCGGCGTATCCCAGACAACTGGAATCTCTCATCAGATTGTCCGAGGCTCATGCCAGAATGAGACTGTCAGAAATTGTGGAAGTAGCTGATGTGGAGGAAGCCAAAAG GTTGTACAGAGAGGCTCTGAAGCAGGCAGCCGTGGACCCATCCACAGGGAAGATAGACATCACCATCCTGACCACAGGACTGAGTGGTGCCGCCAGGAAACGAAAGGCAGAGATCACCCAGGCTCTCAAGAAAATCATACAGGGCAAGGGCAAGGTGTCCACCCTCAAACACCAAAAGTTGTACGAGGAATTCAGAGAAAATTCAGACTTT GCCATAACCAAGGACATGTTTGATGATGCCCTGAAGGAATTACAGGAGGAGGACTTCCTCATAGTCACCAACAAGCTGATTCGC CTTTGTCAATAA